gctcaaaaaactgttttccagccacccccccccctcccttcttatctgctcattatcaggcaaagccgtctttattacagaggcACAAAATGAAGAcgagtccattatatcctatggaggggggaggggctgaggggaatGAGGgacttcaaatcaactagtgccagatgttttttttttttttaaaacaaccccTGTAGCATATAACTGTCCTGGTTTTGCTGTTTATCGTCGCAGATATATACACCGTGGACAGTTTTTTTGTAAAGATTTTAAAAACATAAGTTATATTACGTTTGTTCTATATCACAGATAAAGTAATCAAACTGAGGAAAGAATCCCTGAAACAGGAGACGGAGCTGGAGAAGATCAAACAGAAGAGACACTTGGATTTTCTGGACATCCTATTATGTGCCAAGGTACGGAACTGATCCCTGTATAATGGCCATGGATCCAGGGGTTCAGCtataggggtgcagctatagtgGAAGAAGCTATAGAGGTGCAGCTATAGGATGTGCAGCtataggggtgcagctataggggtttCAGCTATAGGGGTGAAGCtataggggtgcagctatagtgGGAAAAGCTATagaggtgcagctataggggtttCAGCTATAGGAGTGCAGCtataggggtgcagctatagggggtgcagctataggggtgaAGCTATAGGGGTGAAGCTATAGGAGTGCAGCTATAGGatgtgcagctatagggggtgtAGCTATAGTGGAATAGGCtataggggtgcagctatagggggtgaAGTTATAGGTGGTGAAGCTATAGGatgtgcagctatagggggtgcagctATAGTGGAAGAAGCTATAGAGGTGCAGCTATAGGatgtgcagctatagggggtgcagctATAGTGGGAAAAGCTATagaggtgcagctataggggtttcagctataggggtgcagctataggggtgcagctatagggggtgctGCTATAGGGGTGAAGCTATAGGGGTGAAGCTATAGGAGTGCAGCTATAGGatgtgcagctatagggggtgtAGCTATAGTGGAATAGGCtataggggtgcagctatagggggtgaAGTTATAGGGGTGAAGCTATAGGAGTGCAGCTATAGGatgtgcagctatagggggtgtAGCTATAGTGGAATAGGCtataggggtgcagctatagggggtgaAGTTATAGGTGGTGAAGCTATAGAGGGTGCAGCTATAGAGGGTGCAGCTATAGTGGAAGAAGCTATAGAGGTGCAGCTATAGGatgtgcagctatagggggtaaaACTATATGGGTGCAGCTACAGGGAAGCAGCTATAGTGGGAGAAGCTATAGGATGTGCTGCTATAGGGGTGCAGCTACAGGTAAGCAGCtataggggtgcagctatagggggtgcagaggtagtgACTGCGCCCAGACCTTGGTGCCTGCATAAGACACTAATATTATGAATGGCACATGATCGATGGAAGACCATGTTACAGATGTTATTTGGAGCCCAGAATCCTTATAgttacatcactatatacatcaatctaatataaagggaacctgtacgGTGGGAAACGCAGCCCCATCTGTAGGCAGCAAATTCTGCAAATTGATATATAGTATTATGGGAAAAGTTTCAGTTCTAAGTGTAATTTGTACATGTAAATTtatgctcattctgggctaagtagtcaagtgggcggagATTGACAGCATTGTTTTATGCACATGTATAcacagagagctgtcaatcacagtaggACCACCCACGTGACTACTTAGCCAAGAGTAGACAGAGATTTATGTTAATAAATAAGTTATCCTGGGACTTTTCCCATAAACGATCTATCAATTAGTTCAGCTCCTCCTGGTCTGTAACCTGCagcctgcagattggactgcgTTTTCAGTgtcataggttccctttaaaacaaaatgGAGTCTattattttataaattatttaaagggttttgtttaccaaaaacattttttttttcaaatcaactggtgccacaaagtgccatatatttgttatttaattgtattaaaaaaaaaaggctcaacttccagtacttatcagctgctatatgtcctgcaggaagtggtgtattctttccagtctgacacagtgctctttgctgccaaatccccatagaaaacctctcctgctctggacacttcctgacatggacagaggtggcagcagagagcactgtgtcagactggaaagaatatgccacttcctgcaggacatacagcagctgataagtactgaaagacttgagtttttaatagaaacaaattacaaatctctggcactttctgtaaTCAGTTGATTTGACAACCCAGCACTAGAGTCTTTCTGTTTATAGGTGCACAATACACCAAGTGCCATAAGCTATAGGGAAAAAAAACGATATCCTTTTTTAAATTCTTAAACCGCCTTTAAATATTATACAAATGTTTCCAGTAAGAGAGAGGTGTATGTGTCTTCATTAGGATGAGAATGGTCAGGGACTGTCTGATGAAGATCTGCGGGCAGAGGTGGACACCTTCATGTTCGAGGGGCACGATACCACGGCCAGCGGGGTCTCCTGGACGTTGTACACTTTGGGTAAATACCCCGAACACCAGGAGAAATGCCGGGAGGAGATCAGAGAGGTCCTGGGGGAGAGGACTATAGTGGAGTGGTAAGAACCTTATATATAATAAAGTTATTGTTCTAATCTATAAAGTCAAGCTCAGGGCCGAATGCTGCCAAAAAGCCGTCAGCCACTGTACCAGAATAAGTGTACCAAGATCCTCATGGGTGTCACCAGTTTATGTAATTGATAGAATACagatggtggtattattattattattattattattattgctttatattatacagggaggacctGGGGAAGCTGCCATATACCACTATGTGTATAAAGGAGAGCATGCGTCTCTACCCGCCTGTACCAGCAGTTGGTCGGAAACTTAAAGAACCAATCACATTCTTTGATGGGCGGAGCCTGCCCAAAGGTGGGtggcatttatgtaaaaaataaataaaaaatatgaataaaGCTAATTTTTATTGACTTTCTTTTGTCTCTTCTATGAAACTCTAATAAACTTCTCTTCGATGTAACAGGCTCCGATATCTTTctcaatatatactgtatgaacaGATCTCCGATTATGTGGGATAACCCTGAGGTAAATGGAGGTATTCTGCTGTATAGcatcattagatagatagatagatagatagataggagatagatagatagatagatagatagatagatagatagataggagatagatagatagatagatagatagatagatagatagataggagatagataggagatagatagatagatagatagatagatagatagatagataggagatagatagatagataatagataggagatagatagatagatagatagatagatagatagataatagataggagatagatagatagatagatagatagatagatagatagatagataatagatagatagatagatagatagatagataggagatagatagatagataatagataggagatagatagatagatagatagatagatagatagatagatagatagataggagatagatgatagatagatagatagatagatagatagataggagatagatagatagatagataatagatagataggagatagatagatagatagatagatagatagatagatagatagatagatagatagatagatagatagataggagatagataggagatagatagataggagatagatagatagatagatagatagatagatagataggagatagatagatagataatagatagataggagatagatagatagatagataggagatagatagataggagatagatagataggagatagatagataggagatagatagatagatagataggagatagatagatagatagatagataggagatagatagatagatagatagatagatagatagatagatgatagatagatagatagatagatagatagatagatagataggagatagatagatagatagatagatagatagatagatagatagacagatagataggagataggcgatagatagatagatagatagatagatagatagatagatagataggagatagataggagatagatagataggagatagatagatagatagatagataggagatagatagatagatagatagatagatagataggagatagatagatagatagatagatagatagatagatagatagatagatagataggagatagataggagatagataggagatagatagatagatagataatagataggagatagatcagaGATCGCTCTAAATTTGAAGTCGCAGTGCGGGGAAGTGAGCAGAggccaagggctgcatggacatctctaacgatatatatatatacagcccttgctaaacaattatcgaacAGTGTAATAGGCTGAGTAAATGAGctgtgatctagcagatcggtgctcgtttacattatttatCGGCCGCCATCAGCCCGTCTAGTAGGATCCTAAGGGCCCAGTGCATTATATTTAGCTGTCAGACATCTTTACTCGGCTAATAACTACCATGTCATCCTTTTGATATCGAACTCGATGAATGTTTGGGTTCCTCTGATCCCGATCTCTTGGCATTTGGCTCCCAATGCCTGAagtagtttgatgcagccctagggagtccgggaaaacatagatacaaccataggctcgAGCCTgtgttcctggcagccctagggctgcatccaacttcttcagccactggcagggaaatgaagagcgaTCAGGCTTGGGTACACTTGAatgttcggcaagttcgctcTTTGCTATAAGTATATGGATGAAGTCAGCTATATAAGAGTAGGAGTAGGGTAAAGACCCATTGGCCTTCACCTCAGCTCccagtgtctgtctgtcttcaCTGTCTTGGGGAACCCCAACCTCCACCAAGTGCCTCATGTGTGCTCTGGGGGAAGCGACTGCTCCAACTACCACCCATCATGATATGAGAGATCGGCCTTGCAGTGGCTTATTGTAGTTCTGTTTCCTTTGGCCTTTGATTATAATTTTTAGAGTTTTTCAACTTCTTTACTTTTGCCTTTTTTTATCTTATGATTTTAGGTTTTTGATCCGCTGAGGTTTTCCCCAGATAATGCATCCAAGAGACATTCCCATATGTATGTGCCCTTCTCCGCCGGATCCAGGTAACACAGCTACGGACGCCATATTGTGGAATACCATAACTGAAAAtcgtgggaatatccctttacttaaaggagacctgtcaccccccgtgccgcggtgacaggctcccgacccccgttacagccccctatactcacctgatcccgccgggtcccgcttcctgatccggttgggtcacggagatatgagcgcccgaagcccggcgcacgcgctgacaggagagtgcgacgctcatagagaatgaatggggagtccgatgctccgtcattctctatgggcatcggactctcctgtgagcgcgcacgCTGGGCTTCGggtgctcatatctccgtgacccgaccggatcaggaagcgggacccgcgcgggatcaggtgagtatagggggctgtaacggggggacgggagcctgtcaccccggcacggggggtgacaggtcctctttaaaggggtactccgggcggaGGTTATTTTTAAGGTTTGgcgggggaaggggtggaaatagaggctgccagttacttacctccccagttccagtgccaggtcccggatcgcactGCCCCGTTCTCCCAgccgccacttcctggtctgagctgcggcttgagacgtgacgccttaaggcagctcagctattcagcggctgaggcggggctCCGCtctgaccgctgaatggctgagctgccttaacgCGTCATGACTCaagccgcagctcacaccaggaagcgccagCGGGACGTGAGTACAGGGCAgagcgatccgggacccggcgttGGAACCGGGGAAGTAAGTGAcctgcggcctctatttccacccctttccCCACCATACCCTAAAAGTAACCCCTACCCGGAGTAACCCAAAAACTGTCCATCACCTCTGTCTAGTTGTAACCCTTGGGGTCACATATGGCAGCACCAATGTTCTTATTTTCTAACAAGGCAACAGTTGACCCACATGATACCCAATTGGTTCAATCTTaaaggcaaaaatctttttcaatcaaatcaactggtttcagaaagttatatagaattgtgttttacttctatttaaaaatcttcagtcttccagcacttatcagctgttgtatgtcctgcgggaagtggtgtattctttccagtctgacacagtgctctctgctgccacctctgtccatgtcaggaactgtccagagcaggaaaggttttctatggggatttgctgctgctctggacagttcctgacatggacagaggtggcagcagagagcgctgtgtcaaactggagagaatacaccactttttctgctgacaattttctatgtttctatataagTTCAGACCAAAACCTCCatattctctcccccttacaggaATTGCATTGGACAGAACTTTGCTATGAATGAGATGAAGGTCGCTCTGGCTCTGACGTTACCCAGATTCGAGCTGAGTATGGACCCCGACAATGAGCCCCTGAAGACCCCGCAGCTCGTCTTACGTTCTGTGAACGGCATTCACATCTACCTgaagaaaattaaaaaagcaTTGTAAAACCTCAAGACTTTTCTCTCTGTGACTCGGTCGAGTCTTTATTTTGTATGTTCCTGGAAGGACGCTGAGTGATGCCCCTGTGGATTccaacttagttttttttttggttcattTGGTTTTCCAGCTACAATGATGGTTGGgaaaataaaacatactcaccttCATCGTtcccctgctgccccctctgtaagGACGTCCAGCGCCCCAATGTGCAGTGTCCCCTTTCAGCTGCTGAAGACCCTgtttaggctgcgtttacacagacagatttatgtgacagattttcgaagccaaagccaggaatggatctgaaaagaggagaaatctcagtttttcttttatggcctgatctctgtgtatagtctgtttctggctttggcttcaaaaatctgtcagataaatctgtctgtgtaaatgcaccttaaGTAGAGGTAATTTATAAGGCATTCAAGTCACACCCAGACCATGATGGCAGACCGGATTCagagactttaaaggggaactgcttTCCAACACTGCATaaccaataaaatatatttataaacacATAAAACAATAACTCACACTAGCAAATATATATTTGagtataatattaaaggggtaaatGGCTTCTGAGACAGTGAACGGGGGTGGGAGGGTTGGCAGGGGTGATGGGGTTAATTCCGATCAGTGCAGTCAAATCTGTTACTAGCCCTGTTAGTTTACAGCACGGTGCAGGACTGggtgcagggaaggggttaactgaacaGCAAACTGCAACCACCTGGGAGCGATATTACTGCGGCCTGGATAGTGAGGGGTTAAGGAGGGAGCGTGAatagtgtaagggtccatttacacagaaagattatctgacaaagatttgaagccaaagccaggaatggatttgaaaagaggaatagtctcaggctttcctttatgacctgatctctatttatagtctgtttctggctttggcttcaaatctttgacagataatctgtcagatgatctttctgtgtaaatggaccccgatagccctatttcacggaacgattatcgttcatagactcgctccaacgaccgctcgttaaggGTTAAGTATGGAGAGAGCAGGGGGAGGAGTACACAGAGCTGGAGATGAAGAGCGAGGCTTCCGGGATGTGATTCGGTGAGGCTGGTGGATGGGTGGGGGTCCGGTGCTGTGTCGCTGCAGCAGCGTGATGATGCTAAGGAGCCTGCGCACATCTGCTCCCCTACCTGCAGTCTGTGGACCTGGCAGGTgataggacctgtcaccccgccgATATGTGGACGTGCAGGGGGCCGTGTAGCAGGAACAACCTGGGCACATGTCTCTGGCTACATGGCCATTTATTTATAGTCTCCCCTTTACAAttatggatttaaaaaaatattacatcaactggtgtcacaaagttatacagatttgtaatttacgtctatttaaaaaaaaaaaaaaaaaaaaaaatctccagtcttctgctGATATTTAGTATCCATAAGCTTTATAACCAATGACATAGATATCACCCATCTACTTAAGAAATGGTGGACAAAAATAGAAAAGATAATATACTTTACTGAATCAATCCAATAAATATTACACAAGATAAAATACACAATGTATTCAAATGCAGCAAGAAAGAATAAACAGGTCACTGGAAGGTGGATGGAAAGCAAGATGTATatttatagtactgtactgttgtatgtatacagtgtatagatagataggagaaagatagatgatagatagatagatagatagatagatagatagataatagatagatagatagatagatagatagataatagatagatagatagatagatagatagatagatagatagatagatagatagatagataggagataaatagatagatagatagatagatagatagataggagatagataggagatagataggagatagatagatagatagataatagatagatagataggagatagatagataggagatagatagatagatagatagatagatagatagatagatagatagaagataggtagataggagatagatagatagatagatagatagatagatagataggagatagatagatagatagatagatagatagatagataggagatagatagatagatagatagatagatacataggagatagatagatagataaatagatagatagatagatagatagatagatagatagatagatagatagataggagatagatagataggagatagacagatagatagaagatagatagatagatagatagatagatagatagatagataggagatagatagataggagatagatagataggagatagatagaaacagcaatcactgagctcagagagatcagtgaaaaaatcagatgaagtactcatttaagagtctccattgatacattgccccctataaatttaaattaaaaaaaggggGGTCGGTGGAGTCTcacttacgagtctcaaaacacaggaacagccagatatccctccagggaagtaaagcctgttgccaagggggggAGATCACcccgatacatagccccttaagttccACTCGTTTCTGAGTATTGGGACATAAATACTGCAATACTCACAATAGAGTTAGAcattgacgcaaaaggggccaccctggtgtttccctatttatctTCCAATACTCATCATGGTTTACCACCCACCCCCTAAGGTGGTCGGTTTTGTCTTTCTTGCTGCATTTTAATTAATTCATTGTGTATTTTATTATGTGTAATAATTGATGATTCAATAAAgtatattttatttagtttttttttatattatattttgtatttttatagaTAGATGATCAGTCCGTGTATCGCCTCTGACAGATAATCTACATCCATACACTACAACATACTGTATGAGAGCTGAAATTGTAAAATCTTTGTGTACGCTTCTAtatctaccaaaaaaaaaaaaaaaaacagaggcgcTAGCTAGCTACAATACAAGCTAAAGTTGTAGCCATGTGGATTCTTACTCAGTAATTCTTGGAAACAGAAATAAGAAACAGCTGAGTAGCTCAGTGATCATCGAGAAGTTGGCATCACACTCGGCCTGGTGGGCCCAGTCCTTGGCATCATATTATAATCATCAGTAATACCAGAGGTCAGAGCCAAGTGAATACGGGCAGTGGGGATTTATCAAGAGCGACATATTCATACGCCGgttttaaattaggccccgcctaCAATTAACCTGagagatttactaagaggcgcacgcctcgtAGTGAATCCGGCCCAATCTACACTTGCtcccgagcaggtgtagattttacacacagatttatgacTGCGACCAggggtaaatcatgataaatgaggccacGCCACTTACCCACCTTCTGCAAAGAGTTAACTGATGGCAGGAGAGTCCTGGCACAACTATTCCCTCTTCTGACTAGTCGCCCTCTTGGATCAGGAACAGGAGAAAAGAGATGGCGgcggttaaaaaaacaaacaaaagaaaacaaaaacctgCCACTGctaatgtaaaaaacccaaagcgatggCCCAGGTGGTACATTCACATATTTATACCACCTGGCCGCATATTTGTACAAATTTTCTGCACCTAGAAAAGCTGTGGAAGTGATTaaatgttgtttttgttttttttaaccctgtagGGGATAGAGGTTGTATCTAATCCCTTTTCTCAGGCTTCTATGAAATTCGGTTTGGGTTCTGCATTATTCATGAGAAGTGAGTTATAAGATTAAGATACATTAGGATAGTGTTTCAGCTATGCAGCCTCTTTTATCTTCTATTATTAGTGGTATTCTTACTTTGCTGCATTGTTTTGCAATGTGTACACATGTTAGTTAGGGCCTCTGCACAGTTTGGCATATGCATTTTACTTAGGGCCTCTGCACAGTTCGGTATATACATGTTAGTTAGGGCCTCTGCACAGTTCGGTATATACATGGTACTTAGGGCCTCTGCACAATTTGGTATATACATGTTAGTTAGGGCCTCTGCACAGTTTGGTATATGCATTTTACTTAGGGACTATGCACAGTTCGGTATATACATGTTAGGGCCTCTGCACAGTTCGGTATATACACTAAGTTAGAGCCTCTGCATAGTTTGGTATATACATGTTACTTAGGGCCTCTGCACAGTTTGGTATATACATGTTACTTAGGGCCTCTGCACAGTTTGGTATATACATGTTACTTAGGGCCTCTGCACAGTTTGGTATATACATGTTACTTAGGGCCTCTGCACAGTTTGGTATATACATGTTACTTAGGGCCTCTGCACAGTTTGGTATATACATGTTACTTAGGGCCTCTGCACAGTTCGGTATATACATGTTAGTTAGGGCCTCTGCACACTTCGGTATATACACGTAAGTTAGGGCCTCTGCACAGTTTGGTATATAAATGTTAGTTAGGACCACTATACAGTTCGGTATACACATGTTAGTTAGGGCCTCTGCACAGTTTGGTATATGCATTTTACTTAGGGCCTCTGCACAGTTCGGTATATACATGTTAGTTAGGGCCTCTGCATACTTCGGTATATACACGTAAGTTAGGGCCTCTGCACACTTCGGTATATACACGTAAGTTAGGGCCTCTGCACAGTTTGGTATATAAATGTTAGTTAGGACCTCTATACAGTTCGGTATATACATGTTACTTAGGGCCTCTGCACAGTTTGGTATGTACATGTTAGTTAGGGCCTCTGCACAGTTCGGTATATACATGTTAGTTAGGGCCTCTGCACAGTTTGGTGTATATATGTTACTTAGGGCCTCTTAACAGTTCGGTATATACATGTTAGTTAGGGCCTCTGCACAGTTTGGTATATACATGTTAGTTAGGGTCTCTGCACAGTTTGGTATATACATGTTAGGGCCTCGGTACAGTTTGGTATATACATATTAGTTAGGGCCTCTGCACAGTTCGGTATATACATGTAAGTTAGGGCCTCCGCATAGTTTGGTATATACATGTTACTAAGGGTCTCTGCAGTTTggtatatatgcagtgtcccagaacatgcagactactactcctattatgcccatttctattgctgtgtcaatgcctgttctggtaagtgtttgcactgcaactgctgctggttttcccctagtattctctggtattgtgcattttcatgtgtattctcatgtgttcctgtgtattacagtgtacagtggtatgcaaggctgttgatcacatgacctgtaaccatggttcctccaatggccgactagctctggccaggagcaaccatgtgacctcccacttcctgctgacaagagagttgagccccggcttccaagcaaggaggttgtgtggttctatcctctcccacagaagagtgactaagtctgctgctatataccagtcttcggctgtatctgcctgctcaagtgaccggattcttctctctcatctgggtgtcattccgttatctctcctcatcgctgcaaggattcacagcaagtattattctcaagctaatccacccagcaacgctatttctctcatactcctactcccatcatccggcacgtattctcacagcctatgcagcaccactcctgctttatttgtcaaagcctgctatatacccggttgcatccggacagaactgttgctactagttacctcatctataataaaaccgctgttactgaaccctggcattggtgtccactaactggtgccctgactaagtgcagcgaagaatcgcatgcccatcatcacccgcagattccacagaccggccctgcagctgtgccgccctcaggcctataccgtgacaagtataacccctgcagctgccccggtcattgcccgctcataacaccagcactgcggaagtggcccccaggggccagggcatcgcatttttggcgtcacgaacaggatctacccgccacgcggtgtaccagatctacagtttaatatcgtctccagagactgtgctaaaattgccatgggagttctgataactgagtcgctgcacggctgggactgtacacaaaatggccgcttcttgctgttatttctacctgcgccatcccccggtgacgagggggttaactgccatgcggccgagaagcgggaattgcttggcgccatt
The nucleotide sequence above comes from Dendropsophus ebraccatus isolate aDenEbr1 chromosome 8, aDenEbr1.pat, whole genome shotgun sequence. Encoded proteins:
- the LOC138799854 gene encoding cytochrome P450 4B1-like isoform X2 translates to MMEEGWMSDRKYSKILIRRQLHLKLKLDGTYLSTVSGYAKQYDYAFPLWLGNFYASLVIYDPEYVKAILSRPDPKDNFFYSFITPWIGKGLLVLSGQKWFQHRKLLTPGFHYDVLKPYVRIMSDCANVMLDKWDRLVQDKKKIELFHHVSLMTLDTIMKCAFSYDSNCQLDSENIYIKAVYELSELVEYRSRCFPYHNDVIFHLSPHGFRFRRALRIAHGHTDKVIKLRKESLKQETELEKIKQKRHLDFLDILLCAKDENGQGLSDEDLRAEVDTFMFEGHDTTASGVSWTLYTLGKYPEHQEKCREEIREVLGERTIVEWEDLGKLPYTTMCIKESMRLYPPVPAVGRKLKEPITFFDGRSLPKGSDIFLNIYCMNRSPIMWDNPEVFDPLRFSPDNASKRHSHMYVPFSAGSRNCIGQNFAMNEMKVALALTLPRFELSMDPDNEPLKTPQLVLRSVNGIHIYLKKIKKAL